The Streptomyces sp. RKAG293 genome includes a region encoding these proteins:
- the tsaD gene encoding tRNA (adenosine(37)-N6)-threonylcarbamoyltransferase complex transferase subunit TsaD: MADEPLVLGIETSCDETGVGIVRGHTLLADAVASSVDDHARYGGVVPEIASRAHLEAMVPTIQRALKEAGVAASDLDGIAVTAGPGLAGALLVGVSAAKAYAYALGKPLYGVNHLASHICVDQLEHGPLPEPTMALLVSGGHSSLLLAPDITSDVRPLGSTIDDAAGEAFDKVARVLGLGFPGGPAIDRHARDGDPKAIRFPRGLTGPRDAPYDFSFSGLKTAVARWVEAQRRDGVDVPVADVAASFQEAVVDVLTRKAIRACKENGVDHLMIGGGVAANSRLRSLALERCEDAGIVLRVPRRELCTDNGAMVAALGAEMVARNRPSSTWDLPADSSLPVTEVSVPGHSHPHPEEHAHSHDHVHELSKDNLY, translated from the coding sequence ATGGCTGACGAGCCGCTTGTCCTCGGCATCGAGACCTCCTGCGACGAGACCGGTGTCGGCATCGTCCGCGGGCACACCCTGCTCGCCGACGCGGTGGCGTCCAGCGTCGACGACCACGCGCGCTACGGCGGCGTGGTCCCCGAGATCGCCAGCCGGGCGCATCTGGAGGCGATGGTCCCCACGATCCAGCGCGCCCTGAAGGAGGCGGGGGTCGCCGCGAGCGACCTCGACGGCATCGCCGTCACCGCGGGCCCCGGGCTCGCGGGCGCGCTGCTGGTGGGCGTGAGCGCCGCCAAGGCGTACGCCTACGCGCTCGGCAAGCCGCTCTACGGCGTCAACCACCTCGCGTCGCACATCTGCGTGGACCAGCTGGAGCACGGCCCGCTGCCCGAGCCGACGATGGCCCTGCTGGTCTCCGGCGGGCACTCGTCGCTGCTGCTCGCACCGGACATCACCAGTGATGTGCGGCCGCTGGGCTCGACGATCGACGACGCGGCGGGCGAGGCGTTCGACAAGGTCGCCCGGGTGCTGGGCCTCGGCTTTCCCGGCGGCCCGGCCATCGACCGGCACGCCCGCGACGGCGACCCGAAGGCCATCAGGTTCCCGCGCGGCCTGACCGGCCCGCGCGACGCGCCGTACGACTTCTCGTTCTCCGGGCTGAAGACGGCCGTCGCGCGCTGGGTCGAGGCGCAGCGCCGGGACGGCGTGGACGTGCCGGTGGCGGACGTGGCCGCGTCGTTCCAGGAGGCGGTGGTGGACGTGCTGACCCGTAAGGCGATCCGGGCCTGCAAGGAGAACGGCGTGGACCACCTGATGATCGGCGGCGGGGTCGCGGCGAACTCGCGGCTGCGCTCGCTGGCGCTGGAGCGCTGCGAGGACGCGGGCATCGTGCTGCGGGTGCCGCGCCGGGAACTGTGCACGGACAACGGCGCCATGGTCGCGGCGCTCGGCGCGGAGATGGTGGCGCGCAACCGGCCGTCGTCGACCTGGGACCTGCCGGCCGACTCCTCACTGCCCGTCACCGAGGTCTCCGTACCGGGCCACTCGCACCCGCACCCGGAGGAGCACGCCCACTCGCACGACCATGTGCACGAGCTGAGCAAGGACAACCTGTACTGA
- the groES gene encoding co-chaperone GroES yields MTTASSKVAIKPLEDRIVVQALEAEQTTASGLVIPDTAKEKPQEGVVLAVGPGRFEDGNRLPLDVSVGDVVLYSKYGGTEVKYNGEEYLVLSARDVLAVIEK; encoded by the coding sequence GTGACGACCGCCAGCAGCAAGGTTGCCATCAAGCCGCTCGAGGACCGCATCGTGGTCCAGGCGCTCGAGGCTGAGCAGACCACGGCCTCCGGCCTGGTCATCCCGGACACCGCCAAGGAGAAGCCCCAGGAGGGCGTCGTCCTGGCCGTGGGCCCGGGCCGCTTCGAGGACGGTAACCGTCTTCCGCTCGACGTTTCCGTCGGCGACGTCGTGCTGTACAGCAAGTACGGCGGCACCGAGGTGAAGTACAACGGCGAGGAGTACCTCGTCCTCTCGGCCCGCGACGTTCTCGCGGTCATCGAGAAGTAG
- a CDS encoding class I SAM-dependent methyltransferase has protein sequence MDLDAFSYLLTPAGQALLGSLRDYDPARELAEATRLRREHPAELVSAALGQARLRQRGEAKFGADAYRMYFTPVGVEQATRTEVAEYRAECFKALGVRRLADLCCGIGGDAIALARAGVAVLAVDRDPLTCAVARANAESLGLADLIEVRCADVTEIATDGYDAVFVDPARRGGRGRIFDPEAYSPSLSWAIGAARQVPVAALKVAPGIPHEAVPDDAGAEWISYRGDVKEAVLWFGKNPGSVSATLLPSAGTLWTGAPLPDPPAGPVGRYLYEPDGAVIRAHLVAEVAEQVGGRLIDETIAYITAEELRPTPFATAYEITDVLPFGLKKLKALLRQRGVGVAVIKKRGSAIEPEELRRKLKLEGPHSVTVFLTRVAGAPSMLLGQPVNTP, from the coding sequence GTGGATCTTGACGCGTTCTCCTACCTGCTGACCCCCGCCGGGCAGGCCCTGCTGGGGTCGCTGCGCGACTACGACCCCGCCCGCGAGCTGGCGGAGGCGACCCGGCTGCGGCGTGAACACCCCGCGGAACTGGTGTCGGCGGCGCTCGGCCAGGCCCGGCTGCGGCAGCGCGGGGAGGCGAAGTTCGGGGCGGACGCGTACCGGATGTACTTCACCCCCGTCGGGGTGGAACAGGCCACCCGCACCGAGGTGGCGGAGTACCGGGCGGAGTGCTTCAAGGCGCTGGGCGTACGGCGGCTGGCCGATCTGTGCTGCGGCATCGGCGGGGACGCCATCGCGCTCGCCCGGGCCGGCGTGGCGGTGCTGGCGGTCGACCGGGACCCGCTGACCTGCGCGGTCGCGCGGGCCAACGCGGAGTCGCTGGGCCTCGCCGACCTCATCGAGGTGCGCTGCGCCGATGTGACCGAGATCGCCACCGACGGCTACGACGCGGTCTTCGTGGACCCGGCGCGGAGGGGAGGGCGTGGGCGGATCTTCGATCCGGAGGCGTACTCGCCGTCGCTGTCCTGGGCAATCGGGGCGGCCCGCCAGGTGCCGGTGGCGGCCCTGAAGGTCGCGCCGGGCATCCCGCACGAGGCCGTCCCCGACGACGCCGGGGCGGAGTGGATCTCGTACCGCGGTGACGTGAAGGAGGCCGTGCTGTGGTTCGGGAAGAACCCCGGCTCGGTGAGCGCGACCCTGCTGCCGTCCGCGGGCACCCTGTGGACCGGCGCCCCGCTCCCCGACCCGCCGGCCGGCCCGGTCGGCCGGTACCTCTACGAGCCGGACGGCGCGGTGATCCGCGCGCACCTGGTCGCGGAGGTCGCGGAACAGGTCGGCGGGCGGCTGATCGACGAGACGATCGCGTACATCACCGCCGAGGAACTGCGCCCGACGCCGTTCGCGACGGCGTACGAGATCACCGACGTGCTGCCGTTCGGCCTGAAGAAGCTCAAGGCGCTGCTGCGGCAGCGCGGTGTGGGCGTCGCCGTCATCAAGAAGCGCGGCTCCGCCATCGAACCGGAGGAGTTGCGCAGGAAGCTGAAGCTGGAGGGCCCGCACTCCGTCACGGTCTTCCTGACCCGGGTGGCGGGCGCGCCGTCGATGCTGCTGGGCCAACCGGTCAACACCCCGTAG
- a CDS encoding SDR family oxidoreductase gives MTTSLITGSTAGIGAAFARRLAADGHNLVLVARDAERLRKQAAELHDRHGIEAEVLSADLSRDDGIAAVEARLADRAQAVDLLINNAGFGNKGRYLEVSMADELTMLKVHCEAVLRLTSAAADGMRERGRGGVVNVASVAAFVPRGTYGASKAWVVQFTQGASKDLAGTGVRLMALCPGFVRTEFHERAGMGTDNIPGWMWLDADKLVAAALKDLARGRTLSVPDPRYKTLMGLVKLAPRGLLGGVTSRTGRKYGPQ, from the coding sequence ATGACGACTTCACTGATCACCGGCTCGACGGCAGGGATCGGCGCCGCCTTCGCGCGCCGGCTCGCGGCTGACGGGCACAACCTGGTGCTGGTGGCCCGGGACGCCGAGCGGCTGCGTAAGCAGGCGGCCGAACTGCACGACCGGCACGGCATCGAGGCGGAGGTGCTCTCCGCCGATCTGTCGCGGGACGACGGGATCGCGGCCGTCGAGGCACGGCTCGCGGACCGGGCCCAGGCGGTGGATCTGCTGATCAACAACGCCGGGTTCGGCAACAAGGGGCGCTATCTCGAGGTCTCGATGGCCGATGAGCTGACCATGCTCAAGGTGCACTGCGAGGCCGTGCTGCGGCTGACGAGCGCGGCGGCGGACGGCATGCGGGAGCGGGGACGTGGCGGCGTGGTGAACGTCGCGTCGGTCGCCGCCTTCGTGCCGCGCGGGACGTACGGGGCGAGCAAGGCGTGGGTCGTGCAGTTCACGCAGGGCGCGTCGAAGGATCTGGCGGGGACCGGCGTACGGCTGATGGCGCTCTGCCCGGGCTTCGTACGGACCGAATTCCATGAGCGTGCCGGGATGGGGACGGACAACATCCCGGGCTGGATGTGGCTGGACGCGGACAAGCTGGTCGCGGCGGCGCTGAAGGACCTGGCTCGCGGCAGGACGCTGTCCGTGCCGGACCCGAGGTACAAGACGCTGATGGGCCTGGTGAAGCTGGCGCCGCGCGGCCTGCTCGGCGGGGTCACCTCCAGGACGGGCCGCAAGTACGGGCCGCAGTAG
- the groL gene encoding chaperonin GroEL (60 kDa chaperone family; promotes refolding of misfolded polypeptides especially under stressful conditions; forms two stacked rings of heptamers to form a barrel-shaped 14mer; ends can be capped by GroES; misfolded proteins enter the barrel where they are refolded when GroES binds) yields the protein MPKILKFDEDARRALERGVNKLADTVKVTIGPKGRNVVIDKKFGAPTITNDGVTIAREVELDDPYENLGAQLVKEVATKTNDIAGDGTTTATVLAQALVREGLRNVAAGASPASLKKGIDAAVKAVSEELLKTARAIEGKEDIAAVAGLSAQDKQVGELIAEAMDKVGKDGVITVEESNTFGLELDFTEGMAFDKGYLSPYFVSDQERMEAVLDDPYILIHQGKITSIQDLLPLLEKVIQAGASKPLLIIAEDVEGEALSTLVVNKIRGTFNAVAVKAPGFGDRRKAMLGDIATLTGATVIAEEVGLKLDQAGLDLLGTARRVTISKDDTTIVDGAGDKAEIDGRVGQIKAEIAATDSDWDREKLQERLAKLAGGVCVIKVGAATEVELKEKKHRLEDAISATRAAVEEGIVSGGGSALVHAVKVLEGNLGLTGDEATGVAVVRRAAVEPLRWIAENAGLEGYVITAKVAELEAGHGFNAATNEYGDLVKAGVIDPVKVTRSALENAASIAALLLTTETLVVEKPAEDEGDAGHGGHGHSH from the coding sequence GTGCCGAAGATCCTTAAGTTTGACGAGGACGCCCGTCGCGCCCTTGAGCGTGGCGTCAACAAGCTTGCCGACACCGTGAAGGTGACGATCGGTCCCAAGGGCCGCAACGTCGTCATCGACAAGAAGTTCGGCGCGCCGACCATCACCAACGACGGTGTCACCATCGCCCGTGAGGTCGAGCTCGACGACCCGTACGAGAACCTTGGCGCCCAGCTCGTGAAGGAGGTGGCGACCAAGACCAACGACATCGCGGGTGACGGCACCACCACCGCCACCGTGCTGGCCCAGGCACTGGTCCGCGAGGGCCTGCGCAACGTCGCCGCCGGCGCTTCCCCCGCCTCCCTGAAGAAGGGCATCGACGCCGCGGTCAAGGCTGTCTCCGAGGAGCTGCTGAAGACCGCCCGCGCGATCGAGGGCAAGGAAGACATCGCGGCCGTCGCCGGGCTGTCCGCCCAGGACAAGCAGGTCGGCGAGCTCATCGCCGAGGCGATGGACAAGGTCGGCAAGGACGGTGTCATCACCGTCGAGGAGTCCAACACCTTCGGCCTGGAGCTGGACTTCACCGAGGGCATGGCCTTCGACAAGGGCTACCTGTCGCCCTACTTCGTCAGCGACCAGGAGCGTATGGAGGCCGTCCTCGACGACCCGTACATCCTGATCCACCAGGGCAAGATCACCTCGATCCAGGACCTGCTGCCGCTGCTGGAGAAGGTCATCCAGGCCGGCGCGTCCAAGCCCCTGCTGATCATCGCCGAGGACGTCGAGGGCGAGGCGCTCTCCACCCTCGTCGTCAACAAGATCCGCGGCACCTTCAACGCCGTCGCGGTGAAGGCCCCGGGCTTCGGCGACCGCCGCAAGGCCATGCTCGGCGACATCGCCACCCTCACCGGTGCGACCGTCATCGCCGAAGAGGTCGGCCTCAAGCTCGACCAGGCCGGTCTCGACCTGCTGGGCACCGCCCGCCGCGTGACCATCTCCAAGGACGACACCACCATCGTCGACGGTGCCGGTGACAAGGCCGAGATCGACGGCCGGGTCGGCCAGATCAAGGCCGAGATCGCCGCCACCGACTCGGACTGGGACCGCGAGAAGCTCCAGGAGCGCCTCGCGAAGCTCGCCGGCGGCGTCTGCGTCATCAAGGTCGGCGCGGCCACCGAGGTGGAGCTCAAGGAGAAGAAGCACCGTCTCGAGGACGCCATCTCGGCGACCCGCGCCGCGGTCGAGGAGGGCATCGTCTCCGGCGGTGGCTCCGCTCTCGTCCACGCCGTCAAGGTCCTCGAGGGCAACCTCGGCCTGACCGGCGACGAGGCCACGGGTGTCGCGGTCGTCCGCCGCGCCGCCGTCGAGCCGCTTCGCTGGATCGCGGAGAACGCGGGCCTCGAGGGCTACGTCATCACCGCCAAGGTCGCGGAGCTGGAGGCCGGTCACGGCTTCAACGCCGCCACCAACGAGTACGGCGACCTCGTGAAGGCCGGCGTCATCGACCCGGTCAAGGTCACCCGCTCCGCGCTGGAGAACGCCGCTTCCATCGCGGCCCTGCTGCTCACGACCGAGACCCTGGTCGTCGAGAAGCCGGCCGAGGACGAGGGCGACGCCGGCCACGGCGGCCACGGCCACTCGCACTGA
- a CDS encoding serine/threonine-protein kinase, producing the protein MDELRPDDPRRVGPYELLKRLGAGGMGEVYLGRSRSGRAVAVKLVRAEIAADPGFRSRFRREVDAARAVSGFWTASVVDADPEADRPWVASQYLEAPDLGVLVQRDGPLPEAALRALGAGLTEALASVHAAGLVHRDLKPGNVLMVADGPRVIDFGISKALDGATMLTGTGAVIGTAGFMSPEQAVGGRVGTESDVFSLGSVLVFAATGRAPFGTGTVPALLYRVVHDEPDLGGVPAALRPVVAACLAKDPRERPGTDALIDTLTAAREDPRAHRPTVVAPAAAPPATPAAPTPAPAVVAFTAAAPTATAPPVAAPAPMAAPVAAPGRYELAQRAPVSGGLGLAGSAGIFTIALVLSSVAEVGLIGNKVTTTSLIVVALFTTVLTWALRALIRARRTADVSVGLDAAGLRLRHGGAEWSRPWAEVQEVALFHAHGAAGRRGCFLLRATVPAGSLRAVPPKEFGVRSGSVGVTSATARRSAGLVLRLDAAGERKLSAALERYARRAYRQGPASTGTG; encoded by the coding sequence ATGGACGAACTGAGGCCGGACGACCCGCGCAGGGTCGGACCGTACGAGTTGCTGAAGCGGCTCGGCGCGGGCGGTATGGGCGAGGTGTACCTCGGCAGGTCGCGCAGCGGCCGGGCGGTCGCCGTCAAGCTCGTCCGGGCCGAGATCGCCGCGGATCCCGGCTTCCGCAGCCGGTTCCGCCGGGAGGTGGACGCGGCCCGCGCGGTGTCCGGCTTCTGGACGGCGTCGGTCGTGGACGCCGATCCGGAGGCGGACCGGCCCTGGGTGGCCAGCCAGTACCTGGAGGCACCCGACCTCGGGGTCCTGGTGCAGCGCGACGGGCCGCTGCCGGAGGCCGCGCTCAGGGCGCTGGGCGCGGGCCTGACGGAGGCGCTGGCGTCGGTGCACGCGGCCGGCCTGGTGCACCGCGACCTCAAGCCGGGCAACGTCCTGATGGTCGCCGACGGACCGCGGGTCATCGACTTCGGGATCTCCAAGGCGCTGGACGGCGCCACGATGCTCACCGGGACGGGCGCGGTGATCGGCACGGCGGGGTTCATGTCCCCCGAGCAGGCCGTCGGCGGGCGGGTGGGCACGGAGAGCGACGTCTTCTCGCTCGGCTCGGTCCTGGTGTTCGCGGCCACGGGCCGGGCGCCGTTCGGGACGGGGACGGTTCCGGCGCTGCTGTACCGCGTGGTGCACGACGAGCCGGACCTCGGCGGCGTGCCGGCCGCCCTGCGGCCGGTGGTCGCCGCCTGCCTCGCCAAGGACCCCCGGGAGCGCCCGGGGACGGATGCCCTGATCGACACGCTGACCGCCGCCCGCGAGGACCCGAGGGCGCACCGGCCGACCGTCGTCGCGCCGGCCGCCGCCCCACCGGCGACACCCGCCGCACCCACGCCCGCACCCGCCGTCGTCGCCTTCACCGCCGCCGCGCCGACCGCCACCGCGCCGCCGGTCGCGGCTCCAGCTCCGATGGCGGCTCCGGTCGCGGCCCCGGGCAGGTATGAACTCGCGCAGCGGGCACCGGTGTCCGGCGGCCTGGGCCTGGCGGGCAGTGCGGGGATCTTCACGATCGCGCTGGTCCTGTCCTCGGTGGCCGAGGTGGGCCTGATCGGCAACAAGGTGACCACGACGAGCCTCATCGTGGTCGCGCTGTTCACCACCGTCCTGACATGGGCGCTGCGCGCCCTGATCAGGGCTCGGCGCACGGCCGACGTCTCGGTCGGCCTGGACGCGGCCGGGCTGCGACTGCGGCACGGCGGCGCCGAATGGTCCCGGCCGTGGGCCGAGGTGCAGGAGGTCGCGCTTTTCCATGCCCATGGCGCAGCCGGGCGGCGCGGGTGCTTCCTCCTGCGGGCGACCGTTCCGGCCGGCAGCCTGCGGGCCGTCCCGCCGAAGGAGTTCGGCGTGAGATCCGGGTCCGTGGGCGTCACCTCCGCCACGGCGCGGCGCAGCGCGGGCCTCGTTCTGCGGCTGGACGCGGCCGGGGAGCGGAAGCTGTCCGCGGCGCTGGAGCGGTACGCCCGCCGCGCCTACCGGCAAGGGCCGGCGAGCACGGGCACGGGCTGA
- the rimI gene encoding ribosomal protein S18-alanine N-acetyltransferase, with product MRWWDLDRVMELELELFPEDAWSRGMFWSELADARHPLATRHYIVAEDVAGEVAGDAAADTGGGGRLVGYAGLAAIAGTGDVQTIAASRDHWGTGLGARLLADLMHQATAFECHEVLLEVRVDNLRAQRLYERFGFEPLGFRKGYYQPGNVDALVMRMTEPSSVQGTTTDG from the coding sequence ATGCGCTGGTGGGACCTGGACCGGGTGATGGAGCTGGAACTGGAGCTCTTCCCCGAGGACGCCTGGTCGCGCGGCATGTTCTGGTCCGAGCTGGCCGACGCGCGGCACCCGCTGGCCACCAGGCACTACATCGTGGCCGAGGACGTCGCCGGAGAGGTCGCCGGGGACGCTGCCGCAGACACTGGCGGTGGCGGCCGGCTGGTCGGCTACGCGGGGCTCGCGGCGATCGCCGGGACCGGCGACGTGCAGACCATCGCCGCCTCCCGCGACCACTGGGGCACCGGCCTCGGCGCCCGGCTGCTCGCCGACCTGATGCACCAGGCCACCGCCTTCGAGTGCCACGAGGTGCTGCTCGAGGTCCGGGTCGACAACCTCCGCGCCCAACGGCTCTACGAGCGCTTCGGCTTCGAGCCGCTCGGCTTCCGCAAGGGCTACTACCAACCGGGCAACGTCGACGCCCTCGTGATGCGTATGACCGAACCCTCCTCCGTACAAGGAACCACAACTGATGGCTGA
- the tsaB gene encoding tRNA (adenosine(37)-N6)-threonylcarbamoyltransferase complex dimerization subunit type 1 TsaB, translating into MLLLAFDTATPAVTAALHDGGRVLAESTVVDARRHGELLMPAVDRVLSEAGAAIGDVTGIVVGTGPGPYTGLRVGLVTAAAFGDALGVPVHGICTLDGIAYAAGLAGLGGPFVVATDARRKEVYWARYASPRERVTEPAVDRPADIAQRVAGLPAVGAGAALYPEVFTDVRAPEHQSAGALAALGAVRLAEGAEFAPPLPLYLRRPDAQVPAGYKAVLPK; encoded by the coding sequence GTGCTTCTGCTTGCTTTTGACACCGCTACGCCCGCTGTGACCGCCGCGCTCCACGACGGCGGGCGGGTGCTCGCCGAATCGACGGTCGTCGACGCCCGGCGGCACGGAGAACTGCTCATGCCGGCCGTCGACCGGGTGCTGAGCGAGGCCGGGGCGGCGATCGGCGACGTCACCGGCATCGTCGTCGGGACCGGCCCCGGGCCGTACACCGGGCTGCGGGTCGGCCTGGTGACCGCCGCCGCGTTCGGCGACGCGCTCGGGGTGCCCGTGCACGGCATCTGCACCCTCGACGGGATCGCGTACGCGGCCGGTCTCGCCGGACTCGGCGGCCCCTTCGTGGTGGCCACCGACGCCCGCCGCAAAGAGGTCTACTGGGCCCGCTACGCCAGCCCGCGCGAGCGGGTGACCGAGCCCGCCGTCGACCGTCCCGCCGATATCGCGCAGAGGGTCGCGGGGCTGCCCGCCGTCGGCGCGGGAGCAGCCCTGTACCCGGAGGTCTTCACGGACGTACGGGCTCCTGAGCACCAGTCCGCCGGCGCGCTGGCCGCGCTCGGCGCCGTACGGCTCGCGGAGGGCGCGGAGTTCGCGCCCCCGCTGCCGCTGTACCTGCGGCGGCCCGACGCGCAGGTGCCGGCCGGCTACAAGGCGGTCCTGCCCAAGTGA
- a CDS encoding ester cyclase: protein MHFTQIIDFKTEQFDDMNQLMDRWVEQTKGKRTASHSVIGKDRADASHYVEIVEFPSYEEAMKNSQLPETERIFQEMVALCDGVPTFTDLDVVRDEQLNKAACRRFFEEIANDGDLDAIDEIFAAGYRDHDPGKEADTVGTAALRADVAGYRAGFDFRFTIDDQLAEGDCVANRWTWTATHVAEFRGMPATNRQAQMTGQTVFRFQDGMIAEGWWNHDLLGLLTKLGVIEMPH from the coding sequence ATGCATTTCACCCAGATCATCGACTTCAAGACCGAGCAGTTCGACGACATGAACCAGCTCATGGACCGCTGGGTCGAACAGACCAAGGGCAAGCGGACCGCGAGCCACAGCGTCATCGGCAAGGACCGCGCCGACGCGTCCCACTATGTCGAGATCGTGGAATTCCCGTCGTACGAAGAGGCGATGAAGAATTCCCAGCTTCCGGAGACGGAGCGGATCTTCCAGGAGATGGTGGCGCTCTGCGACGGGGTGCCCACGTTCACGGACCTGGACGTGGTCCGGGACGAGCAGCTCAACAAGGCGGCCTGCCGCCGGTTCTTCGAAGAAATCGCCAATGACGGCGATCTGGACGCCATCGACGAGATCTTCGCGGCCGGTTACCGCGATCACGACCCCGGCAAAGAGGCGGACACCGTGGGAACCGCAGCCCTGCGCGCGGACGTCGCCGGATACCGGGCGGGGTTCGACTTCCGGTTCACGATCGACGACCAGCTCGCCGAAGGGGACTGCGTGGCGAACCGGTGGACCTGGACCGCCACCCACGTCGCGGAGTTCCGCGGCATGCCGGCCACCAACCGGCAGGCCCAGATGACCGGCCAGACGGTCTTCCGGTTCCAGGACGGGATGATCGCGGAAGGCTGGTGGAACCACGACCTGCTCGGCCTGCTGACCAAGCTCGGCGTGATCGAAATGCCGCACTAG
- a CDS encoding polysaccharide deacetylase family protein, with product MHIKAAGLIVSGLLLVTGCSTAASSPKAAPAASGTGPAAAPSSDGSTAPGEGADTAAAFRKWKIKPMAPAPAPPKVKPVKTGSGTPPVVSDIPTKEKIVFVTFDDGAEKDPKFVTMMGELKIPFTMFLTDDIIRSDYGYFKPLQKLGNPIQNHTLTHPNLRTESESAQRHEICTQQTKLKAEYGTTPRLFRPPYGNLNEATKTAAKSCGLQALILWRESMQIKGMQYQRADKKLHPGDIILAHFRGPSELKGTSMTEMTANLLRMISEQGFTVARLEDYV from the coding sequence ATGCACATAAAAGCGGCGGGACTGATCGTTTCCGGTCTCCTGCTCGTCACCGGGTGCTCCACGGCCGCGTCCTCGCCGAAGGCCGCACCGGCCGCTTCCGGGACGGGCCCTGCCGCCGCTCCCTCGTCGGACGGGAGCACCGCGCCCGGCGAGGGCGCGGACACCGCCGCCGCGTTCCGCAAGTGGAAGATCAAGCCGATGGCGCCGGCTCCGGCGCCGCCCAAGGTGAAGCCGGTGAAGACCGGTTCCGGGACGCCGCCGGTGGTCAGCGACATCCCCACCAAGGAGAAGATCGTCTTCGTCACCTTCGACGACGGCGCGGAGAAGGACCCGAAGTTCGTCACCATGATGGGCGAGCTGAAGATCCCCTTCACGATGTTCCTGACCGACGACATCATCCGGAGCGACTACGGCTACTTCAAGCCGCTCCAGAAGCTCGGCAACCCGATACAGAACCACACGCTGACGCACCCGAACCTGCGGACCGAGTCGGAGTCCGCCCAGCGTCACGAGATATGCACCCAGCAGACGAAGCTGAAAGCCGAGTACGGCACCACACCCCGCCTCTTCCGGCCGCCCTACGGCAACCTGAACGAGGCCACCAAGACCGCCGCGAAGTCCTGCGGACTCCAGGCGCTCATCCTGTGGCGCGAGTCCATGCAGATCAAGGGCATGCAGTACCAGCGCGCCGACAAGAAACTGCACCCCGGCGACATCATCCTCGCCCACTTCCGCGGCCCCTCGGAGCTCAAGGGCACCTCCATGACGGAGATGACCGCCAACCTGCTGCGCATGATCTCCGAGCAGGGCTTCACCGTGGCGCGCCTGGAGGACTACGTCTGA